From a region of the Synechococcus sp. RS9916 genome:
- a CDS encoding class II aldolase/adducin family protein, with translation MTELDLREQLVAVARRMNGSGLNQGTSGNLSARIPGGLLITPSSLAYELMEPTDLVAIDWQGRRLQEGARRPSSEWRLHADVLAARPELQAVLHCHPIHGTALACHDKGIPPFHYMTAVAGGDDIRCAPYATFGTEELSRFTVEALVDRKACLLARHGLVTAGDNLDQALGIAVEVETLARMYLQALQLGEPPLLSDGQMQAVHAQFRGLHYGQPDQSPK, from the coding sequence ATGACTGAGCTGGATCTGCGCGAACAACTGGTGGCTGTGGCCCGGCGTATGAACGGGTCGGGGCTCAATCAGGGCACGTCTGGCAACCTCTCGGCACGGATCCCCGGGGGATTGCTCATCACCCCCAGTTCGCTGGCCTATGAGCTGATGGAACCCACTGACCTGGTGGCCATCGATTGGCAGGGAAGGCGCCTGCAGGAGGGTGCCCGGCGCCCCTCGTCGGAATGGCGTCTGCACGCTGATGTGCTGGCTGCTCGCCCTGAGCTGCAGGCGGTGCTGCATTGCCATCCCATCCACGGCACGGCCCTGGCCTGCCACGACAAGGGCATTCCCCCGTTCCACTACATGACGGCGGTGGCCGGGGGCGATGACATCCGCTGTGCCCCCTATGCCACCTTCGGCACCGAGGAACTCTCGCGCTTCACGGTGGAGGCACTGGTGGATCGCAAGGCCTGCCTGTTGGCACGGCATGGCCTTGTGACTGCCGGCGACAACCTGGATCAGGCCCTGGGGATCGCCGTGGAGGTGGAGACGCTGGCTCGGATGTATCTCCAGGCCTTGCAGCTGGGAGAACCACCGCTCCTGTCCGATGGGCAGATGCAGGCGGTGCATGCCCAATTCCGCGGTCTCCACTACGGCCAGCCCGATCAGAGTCCCAAGTGA
- a CDS encoding SufS family cysteine desulfurase gives MTAALGRNASVTLAERTRADFPVLAQESASGQPLIYLDHAATSQKPLAVLDALRDYYSCDNANVHRGAHQLSARATEAFEGARLITAQFVAAASPREIVFTRNASEAINLVARTWGDAELKPGDEVLLTVMEHHSNLVPWQQLAQRTGCVLRHVGVTEQGTLDLEDLRAKLNARTRLVGLVHISNTLGCCNPVDDVVALAAQHGARVLLDACQSLAHKSLDVGQLGIDFLVGSSHKLCGPTGMGFLWAREALLESMPPFLGGGEMIQDVFLDHSTWAELPHKFEAGTPAIGEAIGMGAAITYLQTLGLEAIQAWEAQLTAHLFSRLQAIDGLRILGPTPEQQPERGALATFLVDGLHANDIAAMLDLSGVCIRSGHHCCQPLHRFYGVPGSARASLSFTSTFDEIDRFVDELTSTINFLREHS, from the coding sequence ATGACGGCGGCACTTGGTCGTAACGCATCTGTAACGCTAGCGGAGCGAACACGTGCAGATTTTCCAGTTTTGGCGCAGGAGTCTGCGTCTGGCCAGCCGCTGATTTACCTCGATCACGCGGCGACCAGTCAGAAGCCCCTGGCTGTGCTGGATGCATTGCGTGATTACTACAGCTGCGACAACGCCAATGTGCATCGTGGTGCCCATCAGCTCAGCGCTCGGGCCACTGAAGCCTTTGAAGGAGCCCGGCTGATCACGGCGCAGTTCGTGGCTGCGGCCAGTCCCCGCGAGATCGTGTTCACTCGCAACGCCAGTGAGGCCATCAATCTGGTGGCTCGCACCTGGGGAGATGCCGAACTGAAGCCTGGTGATGAGGTGCTGCTCACGGTGATGGAGCACCACAGCAATCTGGTGCCTTGGCAGCAACTGGCCCAGCGCACCGGCTGTGTGTTGAGGCACGTGGGTGTGACCGAGCAGGGCACCCTCGATCTGGAGGATCTGCGCGCCAAACTCAATGCCCGTACCCGGCTTGTGGGCCTGGTGCACATCAGCAACACACTCGGTTGCTGCAATCCGGTGGATGACGTGGTGGCCTTGGCGGCCCAGCACGGCGCTCGAGTGCTGCTGGATGCATGCCAGAGCCTGGCCCACAAATCACTGGATGTTGGCCAGCTTGGGATTGATTTTCTTGTGGGTTCATCGCACAAGCTCTGTGGTCCCACCGGCATGGGGTTCCTCTGGGCGCGTGAGGCGCTTCTGGAGTCGATGCCCCCCTTCTTGGGCGGTGGCGAAATGATCCAGGACGTCTTCCTGGACCACAGCACCTGGGCAGAACTGCCGCACAAATTTGAGGCCGGCACGCCTGCGATTGGCGAAGCAATTGGCATGGGTGCGGCGATCACCTATCTCCAAACGCTTGGCCTCGAGGCGATTCAGGCCTGGGAAGCGCAGCTCACGGCCCACCTGTTTTCACGGTTGCAGGCCATTGATGGGCTGCGCATCCTGGGGCCGACGCCGGAGCAGCAACCGGAGCGTGGTGCTTTGGCCACCTTCCTTGTCGATGGCCTTCATGCCAACGACATCGCCGCCATGCTCGATCTCAGTGGGGTCTGCATCCGCAGTGGCCACCATTGCTGTCAGCCTCTGCACCGCTTTTACGGTGTCCCTGGTTCGGCCCGCGCCAGCCTCAGCTTCACGTCCACGTTTGACGAGATCGACCGCTTCGTCGACGAGCTCACGTCGACCATCAACTTCTTGCGGGAGCACAGCTGA
- a CDS encoding metallophosphoesterase, which yields MVKRCDRRQLLGMVAGALGSAALTGRATARAAKAAPPLPAPSSDGLRLGLISDLNSSYGSTTYIPTVHQGLSHLLALHPDLVVCAGDMVAGQKRGLNATQLDRMWDGFARDVLQPVRGQGVPFLPAIGNHDGSPGFTADRLAAARFWQARRQGLGLQFVDSGGFPFHYSVAQNNVFWLVWDASSSRVPADQLRWARQQLASPQARNARLRLVVGHLPLFGLSQGRDRPGEVLHEAAAIQTLLEQGQAQAYISGHQHAWFPARSGNLDLIQLGALGSGPRRLLNSSRPARQSFTTLDLNWSAGTMRETSYSAKSGRPLAWQSLPAQLTGHRGVIQRNQPQRSL from the coding sequence GTGGTGAAGCGTTGTGATCGCCGCCAACTGCTGGGCATGGTCGCTGGTGCCCTGGGCAGCGCCGCCCTGACGGGGCGCGCCACTGCGCGTGCAGCCAAAGCTGCTCCGCCCCTCCCGGCTCCGTCCAGCGACGGGCTGCGCCTCGGCCTGATCAGCGACCTCAACAGCAGCTACGGCTCCACCACTTACATCCCAACGGTGCATCAGGGCCTCAGCCACCTGCTGGCCCTGCACCCGGATTTGGTGGTCTGCGCCGGCGACATGGTCGCCGGCCAGAAACGGGGGCTGAATGCCACACAACTGGACCGCATGTGGGATGGATTTGCCCGCGACGTGCTCCAGCCCGTGCGCGGCCAGGGTGTGCCGTTTCTACCGGCGATCGGGAACCATGACGGCTCCCCGGGGTTCACCGCCGACCGCCTCGCTGCAGCCCGGTTCTGGCAGGCCAGACGGCAGGGACTAGGCCTGCAGTTTGTCGACAGCGGCGGATTTCCCTTTCACTACAGCGTTGCCCAGAACAATGTGTTCTGGCTGGTGTGGGATGCCAGCTCGAGCCGTGTTCCGGCGGACCAACTCAGATGGGCCCGGCAGCAGCTGGCCAGTCCACAAGCCCGGAACGCCCGGCTGCGTCTGGTGGTCGGCCATCTGCCCCTATTCGGACTCAGCCAGGGGCGAGACCGCCCTGGCGAAGTGCTGCATGAGGCAGCTGCCATTCAGACCTTGCTGGAGCAGGGCCAGGCGCAGGCCTACATCAGTGGCCACCAACACGCCTGGTTCCCGGCCCGCAGCGGCAATCTCGACCTGATTCAACTGGGTGCGCTGGGGAGTGGCCCCCGCCGTCTGCTCAACAGCTCCCGACCAGCACGCCAGAGCTTCACCACCCTCGATCTCAACTGGTCGGCGGGCACGATGCGTGAAACCAGTTATTCAGCCAAATCGGGAAGGCCTCTGGCCTGGCAGAGCTTGCCGGCGCAGCTAACGGGGCATCGGGGAGTGATCCAACGCAATCAGCCCCAGCGCAGTCTTTAA
- the mtnA gene encoding S-methyl-5-thioribose-1-phosphate isomerase, which translates to MNIDGKAWRTIWLESDGRSVGVIDQTLLPHRFTTRTLCNCDEAAEAISTMVVRGAPLIGVTGAYGLMLALQEDPSDAALQTAFEQLNATRPTAVNLRWALERVRDRLLPLPPEQRPEAAKREAARIADEDVAMCAAIGDHGLAIFQQLAAARPVDRRDEPFNVLTHCNAGWLATVDWGTALAPIYKAHRAGLNIHVWVDETRPRNQGASLTAYELGREGVPHTVIVDNAGGHLMQHGQVDAVIVGTDRTTRRGDVCNKIGTYLKALAAHDNQVPFYVALPASTIDWTLGDGVAEIPIEARSAQEVTQIQGRDSAGMITSVQLTPDGSPGFNPAFDVTPARLVTALITERGVAEASEAGLKGLYADD; encoded by the coding sequence ATGAACATCGATGGCAAGGCCTGGCGCACCATCTGGCTGGAGAGCGATGGACGCTCGGTGGGGGTGATTGATCAAACCCTGCTTCCCCACCGTTTCACCACCCGCACGCTGTGCAATTGCGACGAAGCGGCGGAGGCCATCAGCACGATGGTGGTGCGCGGGGCTCCGTTAATCGGCGTCACTGGGGCCTATGGCCTGATGTTGGCGCTGCAGGAGGACCCGTCTGATGCGGCACTCCAGACTGCTTTTGAGCAGCTCAATGCCACCCGCCCGACGGCGGTGAATCTGCGTTGGGCCCTTGAGCGGGTGCGTGATCGTCTGCTGCCCTTGCCTCCGGAGCAGCGGCCGGAGGCGGCGAAGCGAGAGGCGGCACGAATTGCCGATGAAGACGTGGCCATGTGTGCCGCCATCGGTGATCACGGCCTGGCCATTTTTCAGCAGTTGGCTGCGGCCCGCCCTGTGGACCGCCGGGATGAACCGTTCAATGTGTTGACCCATTGCAATGCCGGTTGGCTGGCCACGGTGGATTGGGGAACCGCGTTGGCGCCGATTTACAAGGCGCATCGCGCCGGTCTCAACATTCATGTGTGGGTGGATGAGACCCGTCCGCGCAATCAGGGAGCGTCACTCACGGCCTATGAGTTGGGCCGGGAGGGGGTTCCCCACACGGTGATTGTCGATAACGCCGGTGGCCATCTGATGCAGCACGGCCAGGTGGATGCGGTGATCGTTGGCACCGATCGCACCACCCGCCGTGGGGATGTGTGCAACAAGATCGGCACTTACCTCAAGGCGCTGGCGGCCCATGACAACCAGGTGCCGTTTTATGTGGCTTTGCCGGCATCCACGATCGACTGGACCCTCGGTGACGGCGTGGCTGAAATCCCTATCGAAGCGCGATCCGCGCAGGAAGTGACGCAGATTCAGGGCCGCGACTCCGCCGGCATGATTACCAGCGTGCAGCTCACCCCCGATGGCAGCCCAGGCTTCAACCCTGCCTTCGATGTCACCCCTGCCCGACTAGTCACGGCCCTGATCACAGAACGGGGTGTGGCGGAGGCTAGTGAAGCGGGCCTCAAGGGGCTTTACGCCGATGACTGA
- a CDS encoding prolyl oligopeptidase family serine peptidase: MSAAVSNSPASHSSLPLPADVALGRSPVLRDPQLVGQWVLWLEQRPQERGRTTALIRPWQVTERNPQELTPAPCNLRSRVHDYGGGVLACHADGDQLLLVWIDDGDGCLWAQNWTGLEQCGENAAALEAVAPPRRLTIPGAVLGDGLIDPQRQRWLGVMEAEGRDWLVSVNLQQDDQSPTVLHAPRDFGGYMALSPDGQHLAWVEWEQPWMPWDASSLWVASLDDAGMPERPTLVAGCDPSSPQRLSVFQPQWLPDGRLMVAEDRSGWWNLMVSPIKATPSATAWQRPWPMQAETAMPQWIYGMSTTAWSGEQIVAAICDQGQWQLKCLTDDGSVHAVEQPFNDLAGLRAADGRAVAIASNASTGMGLLELDLSTGHWTHSPATEAVLAKEQISHAEALWFAGSGGQRTHAWYYPPLGGGQGPAPLLVKGHSGPTAMARTGLNLGIQFWTSRGWGVVDVNYGGSTGFGRAYRDRLQSGWGVVDVEDCAAAAKALIASDRAHPDQIAMEGGSAGGFTTLACLCFTDVFRAGACRYAVSDLTAMACDTHRFEARYLDGLVGDWPQERATYEQRSPLHHADQIRCPVIFFQGLKDQVVPPEQTERMAAALRENDLPVEVLNFPEEGHGFRDSAVQVAVLEATEAFFRRHLGL, encoded by the coding sequence GTGTCTGCTGCTGTGTCCAACTCCCCTGCTTCCCACTCGTCCCTGCCGCTGCCAGCCGATGTGGCCCTCGGCCGAAGTCCGGTGCTGCGGGATCCACAACTGGTGGGGCAATGGGTGCTTTGGCTGGAACAGCGCCCTCAGGAGCGGGGACGGACCACCGCACTGATCCGTCCCTGGCAGGTCACAGAGCGCAACCCCCAGGAACTCACTCCTGCGCCCTGCAACCTGCGCAGTCGCGTGCACGACTACGGCGGCGGCGTTTTGGCCTGCCATGCCGATGGAGACCAGCTGCTGCTGGTGTGGATCGACGATGGCGATGGCTGCCTATGGGCTCAGAACTGGACAGGTCTGGAGCAGTGCGGTGAGAACGCGGCGGCGCTGGAGGCGGTTGCGCCCCCTCGCCGGCTGACTATCCCAGGGGCGGTCCTGGGGGATGGCCTGATCGATCCACAGCGTCAACGCTGGCTGGGGGTGATGGAGGCGGAAGGCCGCGACTGGCTGGTGAGCGTGAACCTCCAGCAGGACGATCAAAGCCCCACGGTGCTGCATGCCCCCCGGGATTTCGGCGGTTACATGGCCCTCAGCCCCGACGGCCAACACTTGGCCTGGGTGGAATGGGAACAACCCTGGATGCCGTGGGATGCCAGCAGCCTCTGGGTGGCCTCACTGGATGACGCGGGGATGCCTGAACGGCCAACCCTGGTGGCGGGCTGCGACCCATCCAGCCCGCAACGGCTGTCGGTGTTCCAGCCCCAATGGCTGCCCGATGGACGCCTGATGGTCGCTGAGGACCGCAGTGGCTGGTGGAATTTGATGGTGAGCCCGATCAAAGCCACCCCCAGCGCAACCGCGTGGCAACGGCCCTGGCCCATGCAGGCGGAAACGGCCATGCCCCAATGGATTTACGGCATGAGCACCACAGCCTGGAGTGGAGAGCAGATCGTGGCCGCCATCTGCGATCAAGGCCAGTGGCAACTGAAATGCCTGACCGACGACGGCAGCGTTCATGCCGTGGAGCAACCCTTCAACGACCTGGCCGGCCTCCGAGCTGCCGATGGACGCGCCGTTGCGATCGCCAGCAACGCCAGCACCGGGATGGGCCTGCTGGAGCTCGATCTATCAACTGGCCACTGGACCCACTCTCCCGCCACTGAAGCCGTGCTGGCCAAGGAGCAGATCAGCCATGCGGAAGCCCTGTGGTTTGCAGGCAGCGGCGGGCAGCGCACCCACGCCTGGTACTACCCACCCCTCGGCGGAGGCCAAGGCCCCGCCCCCCTGTTGGTGAAGGGCCACAGCGGACCGACCGCGATGGCGCGCACGGGCCTGAATCTCGGGATTCAGTTCTGGACCTCGCGCGGATGGGGAGTCGTCGACGTGAACTACGGCGGCTCCACCGGGTTCGGGCGGGCCTATCGCGATCGCCTGCAGTCCGGTTGGGGCGTGGTGGATGTGGAGGATTGCGCCGCCGCGGCCAAAGCCCTGATCGCCAGTGACCGGGCCCATCCCGATCAGATCGCCATGGAGGGAGGCAGCGCCGGCGGTTTCACCACCCTGGCGTGCCTCTGCTTCACCGATGTCTTCCGGGCCGGCGCCTGCCGCTATGCCGTCAGCGACCTCACCGCCATGGCCTGCGACACCCACCGCTTCGAAGCCCGCTATCTCGATGGGTTGGTGGGCGACTGGCCCCAGGAACGCGCGACCTACGAACAGCGCTCACCGCTGCACCATGCCGACCAGATTCGCTGCCCGGTGATCTTCTTCCAGGGCCTCAAGGATCAGGTGGTGCCGCCGGAACAAACCGAGCGCATGGCCGCAGCACTACGGGAGAACGACCTACCTGTGGAGGTGCTCAACTTCCCCGAGGAGGGCCATGGCTTCCGCGACAGCGCCGTGCAGGTTGCCGTGCTCGAAGCCACCGAAGCCTTCTTCCGCCGTCACTTGGGACTCTGA